In Propionicimonas paludicola, a single window of DNA contains:
- a CDS encoding glycerophosphoryl diester phosphodiesterase membrane domain-containing protein, translated as MLRPSPMDLTGVFAGTFNAFKQRLWLLVLISLLPTLVSIAFVVIVGLGTAGLVGAAIANPRSLWASVPGLVIAMIAGIFVIALAAIKAQGMTTLAAYEIAQGQRPDFAGVWKRNSGFLPRMAPVIAIFFVAFAALYAAFIALFVSIVGSLDGNSGARAAGSFALLFLLIIALIPIGIFIQTKLLYTVPAIAIEQAGGIDGMKRSWTLTRGAFWRTFGYYFVGSLAVGVIAYVVSFVAQIPLLSVRGLERYGDPSQAAAAVAAIMPIYLIVASIQLLLQLVTQPFIYTYVAYMFVDQVRRVEQPPAAAWGGYGQPGPQGGYYAAPGQGYPQPGQPYPPQPAPGSQGYPQPPQPGPAPEAGPQPGNGQPPTPPQTGGWQPPQG; from the coding sequence ATGCTTCGGCCCAGCCCGATGGACCTGACCGGCGTCTTCGCCGGCACCTTCAATGCGTTCAAGCAGCGCCTGTGGCTGCTGGTTCTGATCTCGCTACTGCCCACTCTGGTTTCGATCGCGTTCGTCGTGATCGTCGGGCTCGGCACGGCGGGCCTCGTCGGCGCGGCCATCGCCAACCCGCGGTCACTGTGGGCGTCCGTCCCCGGTCTGGTGATCGCCATGATCGCCGGCATCTTCGTGATCGCCCTGGCCGCCATCAAGGCACAGGGAATGACCACCCTCGCTGCCTACGAGATCGCTCAAGGCCAACGGCCCGACTTCGCAGGCGTCTGGAAGCGCAACAGCGGCTTCCTGCCACGGATGGCGCCGGTGATCGCGATCTTCTTCGTGGCCTTCGCCGCGCTGTACGCCGCGTTCATCGCCCTGTTCGTCTCGATCGTTGGGTCGTTGGACGGCAACTCCGGCGCACGCGCGGCCGGGAGCTTCGCGTTGTTGTTCTTGTTGATCATCGCGCTGATTCCGATCGGGATCTTCATTCAGACCAAGCTGCTCTACACGGTGCCTGCCATCGCCATCGAGCAGGCCGGCGGCATCGACGGCATGAAGCGCTCGTGGACGCTGACCCGAGGCGCGTTCTGGCGGACCTTCGGCTACTACTTCGTGGGCAGCCTGGCGGTAGGCGTGATCGCCTACGTGGTGAGCTTCGTGGCCCAGATTCCGCTGCTGAGCGTCCGGGGTCTTGAGCGCTACGGCGACCCCAGCCAGGCCGCAGCGGCCGTGGCTGCGATCATGCCGATCTACCTGATCGTCGCCAGCATCCAGCTCCTGCTGCAGCTGGTCACCCAGCCCTTCATCTACACCTACGTGGCGTACATGTTCGTCGACCAAGTGCGGCGCGTCGAGCAGCCGCCGGCAGCCGCTTGGGGCGGTTACGGACAGCCTGGGCCGCAGGGCGGCTACTACGCGGCACCTGGCCAGGGTTACCCCCAGCCCGGGCAGCCCTATCCCCCGCAGCCGGCTCCCGGTAGCCAGGGCTACCCGCAGCCACCTCAGCCGGGACCGGCTCCTGAGGCAGGCCCGCAGCCTGGCAACGGGCAGCCGCCGACGCCGCCGCAAACCGGCGGCTGGCAGCCCCCGCAGGGCTGA